GGCGGCGGCCTCGTCGGGCTGGCGACGGCACGCGCGGCGCTGGCGGCACGTCCCGGCCTCCGCGTCACTGTGGTCGAGAAGGAGCCCGCCGTCGGGCGCCACCAGTCGAGCCGCAACTCGGGCGTGCTCCACGCGGGGCTCTACTACCGGCCCGGCAGCCGCAAGGCCGCGCTCTGCCAAGCGGGCAAGGCGCGGATGGAGGCCTTCTGCGACGCCGAGGGCATCCCGTTCGTCCGCTCCGGAAAGGTGGTCGTGGCCGTCGACGCCTCCGAGGTGCCCCGTCTCGACGCGCTGCAAGAGCGGGCCGCCCAGAACGGCGTGGCCGTCGAGCGGCTGGACGCCGACGGACTCCGGGAGCACGAACCCCACGCGGCGGGCGTCGCCGCGCTCTGGGTGCCGTCCACCGGCGTGACCGATTTCGGTGCCGTGGCCGACCGCATGGCGCTCCGCCTGCTGGAGGCGGGCGCGGAGTTGCGCACCGGCACGTCGGTGGTGGGCGGACGCGAGACGGCTGCGGGCGTGGTCGTGGAAACCGACCGCGGCCCTATCGAAGCGCGTGCGCTCGTGACCTGCGCGGGCCTCTGGGCCGACCGCGTCGCGAAGCAGTTCGGCGCCCGGCCGTCCGTGGAGCTGGTCCCCTTCCGAGGCGAGTACGTCGCGCTCCGCCCCGCGGCGGCCGGCCTCGTGCACGGGCTGATCTACCCGGTGCCGGACCCCGCCCTCCCCTTCCTCGGCGTTCACCTCACGCGCCGCATCGATGGGACCGTGGACGCCGGGCCGAGCGCGGCGCTGGCGTTCGCCCGCGACGGCTACCGTCTCCGCGACGATCGCCTGGGCGACCTCGGCGAGGCGCTCGGGTCGGTTGCGTTCCGGCGGCTCGCGCGGCGGCACCTGCGCTCCGGGCTCGGCGAGCTGGGCCGGTCGCTGAGCCTGCGCGTGTTCTGGAACGCTGCACGGCGGCTCGTCCCGGAGTTGGCGCTCGACGACCTCGTCCGCGCCCCGTCCGGCGTCCGCGCTCAGGCCCTCCACCCTGACGGCACGCTGGCGGACGACTTCGTCATCGAGTCCACTGCGCGGGCGGTCCACGTGATCAACGCGCCCAGCCCGGCGGCGACGGCGTCCCTCGCGGTCGGGGAGGTGATCGCGGAGCAGGTCCTCGCCCGGCTGTAAGGGGCACCTGCGACGTGATCTCCGACGGGTCCGGCTGCGAGCCAGCCCGGCCACTCCCCCCTTCCGGCGGTCAGGGACTGGCAGGCCCGACGTCGAGCGTGCCGGCGGCCCGCTCCTGTATCGCCCGTTTTTCGTCTTCCGAGAAGCTCGCCCAGTGACGGTCGTCCAGCGCGCCGACGAGGGCATAGAGCAGGTGCCGCGTCGCGCCCGCATAGCGGTGCCGGACCATCCGATAGGCCATCACTGCGCCTACCTCGCGGAGGTCGTCGGCGGAGTGGATGCCTACGTCGGCGAGCATCCAGTCGGAGACCGGCCCCAGGTTGCGGAGGCTCGACGGGAGGGCCACGCGACCTATGCGGGTGGCGGGCCGAGGCGGTCGACGAGGTGGTCGAAGCCCTCGGGGTCGTCCGCGGCGCGGCGCTGGAAGGCCATCGTCCAGTCGCCGAAGGTGCGCTGCCGGATCGCTCCCTCCATCTTGACCTCCACGTTCACGTGTCGCGTCGCCGGGAGGATGCGTTGCTCGAACACGTCGCGCACGGCGTCTCGCGGTCCCTCGATCCGCTGGACGAAGGTGCCGGGACGCTCCTCGGCCACGGGGTCCTCGTAGGCGAGGAAGCCGGTCACGCCGAGGCGGCGGTTGTAGGCGCGCGACACCTCCAGGAGGGTGTCCAGTTCGGCCTCCGTGAACGGGCTGACCGCCTCGGAGACGTAGACGAGGGCGTAGAGATCGTCCACAGCTCAGGCGGTTTCCGTGCGCGCGCTCACCGCCGCGCCGTCGCCACCGGGCACCGACTCGGCGAGCGGCAGTTCGAACCAGAAGCGCGTGCCTCGGTTCTTGGTGCTCTCGACGTGGATCGTCGAGCCGTGCGCTTCGAGGATCTGGCGGACGATGGCGAGGCCGAGCCCGGTGCCCCCCTCCTTGCGCGAACGCGCCGTGTCGACCCTGTAGAAGCGCTCGAAGATGCGGTCGAGGTGCTCCTCGGGGATGCCGCGGCCCGTGTCGACGACCTCCACGCGCGCCTTGTCCATGTGGCGGCGCATCCGGCAGCGTACCGACCCTTCGTCGGAATACGCGATGGCGTTGTCGATCAGGTTGGTCAGCACCTGCCGGATCCGGTTGCGGTCGGCCACGACCAGCAGCGGGTCGTTGGCGTAGGTCAGTTCCAGCCCCTTCGCCTCGGCCTTCGGGTCGAGCATCTCCCCGATCTCGCCGATGAGGTCCTGGAGGTCGAACTCGGTCGGGCGGATCGAGTCCTCACGGTACTCCAGCTTGGCGATCTCGATCAGGTCCGAGAACAGGCTGTTGAGGCGCTGAAGGTTCGCCAACCCCTTCTGAGCGTAGCGTTTGCGCTGTTCGGTGGGTAGCGTGTCTGAGCCGAGCGCTTCGAGGTAGCCGAAGACGGCGAAGATGGGGTTCTTCACCTCGTGGCTCACGTTGCCGATGAACTCGTTCTGGATGCGCTGCATCCGCCGGAGTTCGTGGATGTCCGCCCGGAACCGGCCCGCCATGTGGTTCAGGCTGCGGGCGAGGTCCTGAAACTCGGCAGCGCGCGTGCGGACCGTGATGCGGCCGTCGAGGTCGCCTTCGTTGATCTGCTGCGCGCTCCGGGTGATCGCCGTCAGCGGGCGCGTGACCTGACGGGCGGCCGTCCACGCGCCGACGAGCGCCGTCAGCAGCGCCAGCACCATGCCCACCGCCAGCGCCGCCTGGAGCGACTGGATGGCCCGGAGCAGTTGCGGCACTGGCTCTCCGATGCGGACGATCAGGCCCGACTCGGGCCGCACGAGCGCCATGTGGAGTTGCATGCCTCCATCGACGCCCCGCCGCTCGGCGAAGCCGACCTGGTCGTCTGCGGCGAGTGCCTCGACCACCTCCTCGCGCTCGAAGAACGGGGTCGGGTCGCCGCCGAGGTCGGCAGAGGGCCCGAAGTCGCCGATGACCTCGTCGCGGGTGGCGATCCCGACATCGACCTGCGTCAGCTCAGCGATTTGCTGCGCGAGGTCCAGCCGCGACGCGCGGTCGGGCTGGGCTTCGAGCTGGACGGCGAGTCGCTCGGCCTGCTCGCGGACCGTCTCCCGGGCGGCATCGCGGACCTGCCCCTGGAGGATCAGGAATGCGTACAGCCCGACGCCCACCACCGCCAGCCCCACGAAAAAGGCAAACGTGAGCATCATCCACGTCTGGGTCGAGGCCCGACGTGGATAAACGAGTTCGCGGACGTTGCGCCAGCGCATGGTGTCGCGGAACGTAGGACGCAGAGCGTGGGGGGCGGTCTCCCCCCACGTTCTACGCACGACGGCCTAGGCCTCGGACTCTGCCTCTTCGACGAACCGGTAGCCGACGCCGCGGACCGTCTGGATGTGCTTGGCGAACTCGCCCAGCTTCTCCCGGAGGTTCTTGATGTGCGCGTCGACGGTCCGCTCGGTCACCATCATGGCGTCCTTCCAGATCGTCTCAAGCAGTTGCTGGCGGGTGAACGCCTTGCGAGGGTGGCGGACGAGGTAGCGAAGCAGTTCGAACTCCGTCAGCGTCAGACCGAGGTCGTCGCCGTCGAGGGTGGCGCGGTACTCGTCCTCGTAGATGGTGAGGCCAGCGACGGACAGCGTCTTGCTCTCCTCGGTGCCCGTCCGGCGCAGCACGGCCCGGATGTTGGCGAGCACGACCTTCGGGCTGACCGGCTTGGTCAGGTACTGGTCGGCGTTGGCGAGGCCCTCCAGCTGGTCGGACTCCTCCGTCTTCGCCGTCATCATGATGATCGGGATCTTCTCCGTCTCGACACGGCCGCGGAGGCGCTTGGCGATCTCGAAGCCGCTCATGCCAGGGAGCATCACGTCGAGGAGGATCGCGTCGATGTCCGGGCTGGCCTTCGAGAGAGCCTCGTCGGCATCGTAGGCGGTGAGGACGTTGTAGCCCTCCTCGCGGAGGAAGTGGGAGATGATCTCGACGACGTCCTCCTCGTCATCGACGACGAGAATGGTGATCTCCTGCGGGGTGGAGGTAGCCATGGGGCGAGGGGGGTGGGTGCGGGTGAGGGAAACCCTCAAGCCGAGGGCGTGACTCGATATACACAGCCGGGCGGCTCGGGTTCTGCCATCTTCACATTCGACTGCCTCTGGCCGGTCAGCCCTCCCGCAGGACGCGGTGGACGCGCGCCGTGAGCCCCGTCGGGAGGGTGTACGCGAAGGTCCCGGCGCTCGCCGCCGCCTCTTCGATGCTCGGCCCGCCCGGCCCGAACACGACCGCCTCGGCGCCGACCTCGACCGAGCCTCCCCACCCGCCGGGGTCGCCGAGGGAAACCATCGTCATGTCCATGCAGACGCGCCCGACAATCGCTGCCCGCCGTCCCGCGATGCCGACCTCGCCGCGGTTCGAGAGCGACCGCGGGATCCCGTCGGCGTACCCGACCGCCAGCGTGGCGATGCGCGTCGGGCGCTCGGCGACCCACGTCCGCCCGTAGCTGACCGACTCGCCGGGGGCGACGGTCTGGAGGTGGACCACGCGGGCGATGAGCCGCATCGCCGCGCGGAGATCGGTCATCGCGGGGGCCATCGACGGGTCGGACGCCATTCCGTAGAGGACGCCTCCGAGGCGGGTCAGCGCGGGACGCGACGTGACGGGCGGCAGGCGAACGTGCGCCGGGCCGTTGGCGACGTGCACCAGCGGCGGCGCGTCCGCGCCGAGGTCGCGCAGGACGCCGTCGAAGCGGCGGACCTGGAGGAACGCGAAGCTGGGGTCGGCGGCGTCGGCCGTGGCGAGGTGTGTCCACAGGGCCACCACCTCGACTCCGGCCGCGGTCAGGCGCCGCACCGTCTCGGCGGCCTCCCCCGGCGCCACGCCGAGGCGGTGCATGCCGGTGTCCACCTTGACGTGGACCCGCACCGACGGCGTCCGCGCGATCACAGCCTCAGCCCCCTCCGGGGACGCCACGACTGCGTCGAGGCCGTGGCGTTCGTAGGCGGGCAGGAAGTCTGGGAGCGGCGCCGCAAGAACCAGGGTGCGGGCCTCGATCCCTGCATCGCGCAACGCGATGGCCTCGGGCAGCGTCGCGACCGCCAGCCACGTAACACCCTCCGCCAGCAGCACGCGTGATACGGGGACCGCCCCGTGGCCGTAGGCGTTGGCCTTGACGACGCCCATCACGGCGTCCCGACGAAGCGCGGCGAGCGTGCGGACGTTGTGGCGGATGGCGCCGAGGTCGGTCTCGGCGCGCAGGGCGACGGGCGGGAGCACAGGTCAGGGGGGAGACGGAGCGCCCGAACGCCGTGTCGGTGGGTGGGGCTCCGCGAGGACGCGTCACCACGACCTCGGGGGCAGCACAGTGCACCAGGACGATGCAGCTTATCGACATCCTGAACAGCTCGCAGGGCAGCCGCATCCAACGGATCCAGACGACCTACAACCGGAGCGGGAGCGCTGCGACCACCGTCGCCAACGCGGAGCCGCTCGCCGACGGCCGCGGCGCGTCGGACGTGATCGGCTGCCTCGGCGGCCATCCGACGCACATGCACGTCACGCGGGTACCCGGCGGCCGCACCGCCAGCGGCTTCAACTTCGCCGGCACGGACGGCGCCGCGTGGACCGAGCGCGGACTACGAAGCGAGGCCGACCGCCTCGGGGTCAGCCCCGCTTCCGCAACGGCCCCGACTGGGCGGCTCTCAGCGATCGTCGCGCCGAACCCGATCACCGGTGACCGCCTCCGCTTCCAGGTCGTGGCCGAGCCGGGGATGCGCGTCCGGGCCGAGGTCTACGACGTGGTCGGGCGGGCCGTCGGCGAGGTCGCCGTCGCCACCGGGCCCGCGGGCCGGACGCCCGCGACGGTGGGCCTGGACGGGCTCGCGCCTAGCCTGTACGCCCTCCGGCTGACGGCGGGCGACGAGGTCGCGACCCAGACGTTCGTCGTCGTACGCTAGGGCCATGCGTCTTCGCATCCTGGTGCTCGGGCTCCTCACAGCCGGCTGCTCTCCGGAGCGGCCGGCCGAGTCCGCGCCCCCCGTGTCGAACGCCCGCGCCGTGCCCGAGGCCGCGCGCCCCGACAGTCTCCCCTCCACCGTGGCCGAGACGCGCGCCGTGATCCTGGCCGCCGCGGCACGAGAGGACTGGGCCGCCCTCGACTCGCTGGCGGCCTGGACACCCGGGCCGGGCCAGAGCCCGTTTCTCTACACCCTCGGCCCGACGTTCGGGCCCCCCTCCATCTTCTGGCGAACCCACGGCGGCGAGGGCTTGCTGGACGAGATGACGGCCGTGCTCCAGTCGACCCCCCAGCTTTCCGACGGGGGGGCTGGCTGGCCGACGTGGGCGTGGACCCCGCCCACGGACTTATCGCCCGCCGACCGCGCCTTGTTCGAGGGCGCCGTACCAGACCCGTCAGCGGCATTCACGGCCGAGGGCGACTACGTCGGCCCCGTCACGTTTATCGACTCGACCGGGCGCTGGCTACGCTACGTGGCTGGGGAGTAGGCGCTACTCGCCGTTCTTCAAGAGCCGGATGCCGTCGTGAAAGCGCAGCATCGTGGCCCGGTGCCGCTCCGCGGCCGACTGCGAGGTGAAGGTCGTGACCTGGAGCGCGCCCTCGTCGGTGCCGAACACGGACGTGATGAACACGAACTCGACCCCGTTCTCCGCCATGCCCTCGAACTCCAACTGGATGCCTTCGCCACCGGGCACGCGGAACGGCCGCTCCGAGAGCAGCGACACCGGATGGCCCGTGCCCAACTCGGCATTCGTCAGCACGAAGTCGCGGACCTGCTTGTTGGTCGACGGGAAGGCCTCATAGATCGACATCGCGTAGCCGCCCGAGAACGGCAGCGACAGTTCGAACTCGGTCTCCTCGTTGACGCGGTTGCGAGGACGGCTCCAGGCCGTCGGGTCGTACGTGAGCGCGTAGGTCCCGCTCGCGCTCGTCAGCGTGCGCACAGAGGACGGCGGAGGAGCAGGCGGCGGCGGAGGAGCAGGACCGGCCGAAAGGTCGAGGTCCACGACCTCCGCAGCGGGCGGCGGCGAGCGTCGGTCCAGGCGCCACGTGCCGTCGCCATACACGAGGATGGCCCGCCCGTCCTCGGTGGTCGCGCGGACCGGGTCGTCGGCAGACTGGGCGAGCGCGGACGGAACCGCGAGCAAGGCCAGCAAAAACAGGAGAGTGCGCATCAGATACCAGAGGCGATCAGCAACTCAATATCGCGATGCGGCATCCCGAACATGGCCGCGAGGCTCTTCTTCGTCAGGTGTCGACGGTAGACGTAGGCGCCGGTCCGCAGCGAGACGTTGGACCAGAGGGCATCGTTGATGCTGCCCGCCTCGCCGATCTCCAGCACATACGGCGTGAGCGCGTTCGAGAGCGCGTAGGTGCCCGTCCGCGCCACCGAGGACGGCAGGTTCGGGACGCAGTGGTGGACGACGCCGTGCGCCACAAAGGTCGGCTCGTCGGGCGTCGTCGGGCGGCTCGTCTCCACGCAGCCGCCCTGGTCGATGACGAGGTCCACGACGACGGACCCGGAGCGCATCGCGGCCACCATGTCTTCGGTCACCACCACGGGCGAGCGCTGCCCGACCGACATCGCGGCGCCGATCACCACGTCGGCGTTCTGAACGGCGCGCTTCACGTAGGTCGGGTTGGCCATGGCCGTCGTCACGCGCCGGTCGAGGACGTGCTCGATGGCCCGCAGCGCCGTCAGGTCGGTGTCGAGCACGATGGTGTGCGCCCCGAAGCCGATGGCGGTCCGCGCCGCCCACTCGCCGATGACGCCCGCACCCAGGATGACGACCGTCGCCGGGGGCACGCCCGAGATGCCGCCCAGCATCACGCCGCGCCCCCCCTCGCTCGACTCCAGCAGCCGCGCCGCCGTCTGCACTGCCATCGACCCGGAGATCTCGTGCATCATGCGGACGATGGGCAGCGTCCCGTCGGCGTCGGCGATGAACTCGAAGCCGATGCCGGTGATGCGGAGTTCCATCAGGCGCCGGAGCGTCTCGGCCTGGAGGCCGCCGAGGTGGAGCGCCGAGATGAGCACCTGGCGCTCGCGCATCAGGTCGAGCTCGTCGGCCCGTGGCGGGAACACCTTCACGATCAGGTCGCACTCGGAGTAGACCTCGCCCGGCGTGTCGACCACGTCGCAGCCCGCGTCTGCGTACTCGCTGTCGGCGAACTGGGCCTCGGCGCCCGCGCCCGCCTCGATGCGGACCTCGTGCCCGTTGGCGACGAGCAGGGCGGCAGCATAAGGGGCCAGCGCGACCCGGCGCTCGTCGTTGCCGGATTCGCTCGGCACACCGATGCGCAGGCGCTGGGTACGCTCACCGATCTCGGCGGGCTTTTCGAGCGGCAGGAGCGTCGACTCGACGCTGAGACCCTGGAAGGCGGGGATTTCCATGCCGCAAGCTACGGGAGGCGCCCCTGCGGAGCCCACGCCCGTCGTCAGACTCTGCCCCATCCTCACCGGCGGCGGGACCTCGCCGGTCGGGGCCGCGTGCAGACCGTCCATCCACCGCTCGCGCCGTGCAGCTCGCTCCCATCGCC
This Rubrivirga sp. SAORIC476 DNA region includes the following protein-coding sequences:
- a CDS encoding T9SS type A sorting domain-containing protein, which gives rise to MQLIDILNSSQGSRIQRIQTTYNRSGSAATTVANAEPLADGRGASDVIGCLGGHPTHMHVTRVPGGRTASGFNFAGTDGAAWTERGLRSEADRLGVSPASATAPTGRLSAIVAPNPITGDRLRFQVVAEPGMRVRAEVYDVVGRAVGEVAVATGPAGRTPATVGLDGLAPSLYALRLTAGDEVATQTFVVVR
- the lhgO gene encoding L-2-hydroxyglutarate oxidase; this encodes MRADLIVVGGGLVGLATARAALAARPGLRVTVVEKEPAVGRHQSSRNSGVLHAGLYYRPGSRKAALCQAGKARMEAFCDAEGIPFVRSGKVVVAVDASEVPRLDALQERAAQNGVAVERLDADGLREHEPHAAGVAALWVPSTGVTDFGAVADRMALRLLEAGAELRTGTSVVGGRETAAGVVVETDRGPIEARALVTCAGLWADRVAKQFGARPSVELVPFRGEYVALRPAAAGLVHGLIYPVPDPALPFLGVHLTRRIDGTVDAGPSAALAFARDGYRLRDDRLGDLGEALGSVAFRRLARRHLRSGLGELGRSLSLRVFWNAARRLVPELALDDLVRAPSGVRAQALHPDGTLADDFVIESTARAVHVINAPSPAATASLAVGEVIAEQVLARL
- a CDS encoding BLUF domain-containing protein translates to MDDLYALVYVSEAVSPFTEAELDTLLEVSRAYNRRLGVTGFLAYEDPVAEERPGTFVQRIEGPRDAVRDVFEQRILPATRHVNVEVKMEGAIRQRTFGDWTMAFQRRAADDPEGFDHLVDRLGPPPA
- a CDS encoding winged helix-turn-helix domain-containing protein codes for the protein MATSTPQEITILVVDDEEDVVEIISHFLREEGYNVLTAYDADEALSKASPDIDAILLDVMLPGMSGFEIAKRLRGRVETEKIPIIMMTAKTEESDQLEGLANADQYLTKPVSPKVVLANIRAVLRRTGTEESKTLSVAGLTIYEDEYRATLDGDDLGLTLTEFELLRYLVRHPRKAFTRQQLLETIWKDAMMVTERTVDAHIKNLREKLGEFAKHIQTVRGVGYRFVEEAESEA
- a CDS encoding alanine dehydrogenase, which encodes MEIPAFQGLSVESTLLPLEKPAEIGERTQRLRIGVPSESGNDERRVALAPYAAALLVANGHEVRIEAGAGAEAQFADSEYADAGCDVVDTPGEVYSECDLIVKVFPPRADELDLMRERQVLISALHLGGLQAETLRRLMELRITGIGFEFIADADGTLPIVRMMHEISGSMAVQTAARLLESSEGGRGVMLGGISGVPPATVVILGAGVIGEWAARTAIGFGAHTIVLDTDLTALRAIEHVLDRRVTTAMANPTYVKRAVQNADVVIGAAMSVGQRSPVVVTEDMVAAMRSGSVVVDLVIDQGGCVETSRPTTPDEPTFVAHGVVHHCVPNLPSSVARTGTYALSNALTPYVLEIGEAGSINDALWSNVSLRTGAYVYRRHLTKKSLAAMFGMPHRDIELLIASGI
- a CDS encoding TfoX/Sxy family protein, coding for MALPSSLRNLGPVSDWMLADVGIHSADDLREVGAVMAYRMVRHRYAGATRHLLYALVGALDDRHWASFSEDEKRAIQERAAGTLDVGPASP
- a CDS encoding HAMP domain-containing sensor histidine kinase — translated: MRWRNVRELVYPRRASTQTWMMLTFAFFVGLAVVGVGLYAFLILQGQVRDAARETVREQAERLAVQLEAQPDRASRLDLAQQIAELTQVDVGIATRDEVIGDFGPSADLGGDPTPFFEREEVVEALAADDQVGFAERRGVDGGMQLHMALVRPESGLIVRIGEPVPQLLRAIQSLQAALAVGMVLALLTALVGAWTAARQVTRPLTAITRSAQQINEGDLDGRITVRTRAAEFQDLARSLNHMAGRFRADIHELRRMQRIQNEFIGNVSHEVKNPIFAVFGYLEALGSDTLPTEQRKRYAQKGLANLQRLNSLFSDLIEIAKLEYREDSIRPTEFDLQDLIGEIGEMLDPKAEAKGLELTYANDPLLVVADRNRIRQVLTNLIDNAIAYSDEGSVRCRMRRHMDKARVEVVDTGRGIPEEHLDRIFERFYRVDTARSRKEGGTGLGLAIVRQILEAHGSTIHVESTKNRGTRFWFELPLAESVPGGDGAAVSARTETA
- the alr gene encoding alanine racemase, with product MLPPVALRAETDLGAIRHNVRTLAALRRDAVMGVVKANAYGHGAVPVSRVLLAEGVTWLAVATLPEAIALRDAGIEARTLVLAAPLPDFLPAYERHGLDAVVASPEGAEAVIARTPSVRVHVKVDTGMHRLGVAPGEAAETVRRLTAAGVEVVALWTHLATADAADPSFAFLQVRRFDGVLRDLGADAPPLVHVANGPAHVRLPPVTSRPALTRLGGVLYGMASDPSMAPAMTDLRAAMRLIARVVHLQTVAPGESVSYGRTWVAERPTRIATLAVGYADGIPRSLSNRGEVGIAGRRAAIVGRVCMDMTMVSLGDPGGWGGSVEVGAEAVVFGPGGPSIEEAAASAGTFAYTLPTGLTARVHRVLREG